The genomic segment GCTCGAAGATCCTCAGCAGGCGGTTGCCCCACGTGCTGTTCGAGATCGTCACGTCGCGCACCCAGTTGTAGTCGCGGCCGAGCGCCTGCTGCAGCGTGTCGACGAGGCGCTTGTACGGGCCGAGCCCCTTGCCGACGTCCTCGACGGCCGCCTCGCGCGCGGCCTCGAGATCTCCGGCGAAGCGCGGATCGGCGGCGAGCTTGCCTTCGAGCCGGTCCGCGAGCTCGGCGAGCACGCGCTTCGCGTCGCCGTGCACGAACAGGTCGTTGCGATAGCCGCGGTTGTCGGCGAGCGCGTCGGCATCGACGCGGAACAGCGGGCTCGGCAGCGCGAGCTTGTACTTCAGCGTCTCGTTGCCGCGCAGCCGCGAGCCGACGACGACCACCGCGTCGCACGTCTTGTAGAAGCGCTCGACGGCCGCGTGCACGTTGAACGCGCCGAGCGTCGCCGGATGATCCTCGGGCAGCACGCCGCGGCCCTGCACGCTCGTGACCACGCCGAAGCCGAGTGCGACGAGCCGCTCGACTTCCGCGCGTGCGTGCCGCGCGCCGCCGCCGAGCCACAGCAGCGGCCGGCGCGCGCTCGCCAGACGCTCGGCGAGCTGCGCGACGCGCGCGCTGTCGTGCTCGCGCACCGCGACGTGCGGCGGCGCGAGATCGTCCGGCCACTCGATCCCGGCCGCCTGGATGTCGATCGGAATCTCGACCGACACGGGGCCGCTCGGCGCGGTCATCGCGACACGCACTGCCTCGCGGATCGTCGGCAGCACGGATTCGACCGTGCGCACGCGATACGCGGCCTTCGAGATCGCATTGAGCATCGACAGTTGATCGGGCGCCTCGTGGATGTACGCGAGATCCTGATCGAGGTACGGCGTCTCGATCTGCCCGGTGACGTGCACGAGCGGGGTGCCGGCCGTCAGCGCCTCGACCATCGCGCCCGCCGCGTTGCCCGCCGCGGTGCCCGTGCTCGTGAACGCGACGCCGAGCCCGCCCGACACGCGGGCGAGGCCGTCGGCCATGTTGACGGCGCCCGCCTCGCCGCGCGCGCCGACATAGCGGATCTTGCCGCGCGTGTGGATCGCGTCGAGGATCGGCATGTTGTGAATCGAGATCACGCCGAAGGCGGTCTTCACGCCGCATTGTTCGAGGAAGGCGGCAATCAGCTCGCCGACCGTGGTCGTGGTTTTGTTAGACATGGCGTGCAAAGCCTCCTGATACGTCGATATGGCTGCCCGTCGTGTACGACGACAGATTCGTTGCGAGATAAAAGAGCGCCCACGCGGCCTCGTCGGGCCGGCCGAAGCGCGCAAGCGGAAGGTTCTTCTGCGCGGCGAGCGCGGCCGTCCACGCTTCCCACGATTCGCCCGGCGCGGCCTGCGCGTGGTAGCGCCGCCGCCACTGCCCCGATTCGACGATGCCGATCAGGATCGAGTTGACGCGGATGCGCTCGGGCGCGAGCTCGTTCGCGAGCGATTTGACGAGGCTCAGCACGCCCGCGCGCGCCGACGACGTCGCGACCATGTGCGGCTCCGGCTGCAGCGCGAGCAGCGAATTCACGCAGGTGATCGCCGGCGCGGCCGACGCGCGCAGCAGCGGCAGAAACGCGCGCGTCGGGCGGATGATGCTGAAGTACTTCAGCTCGAGTTCGTCGCGCCACGCGTCGTCCGTCGTGTCCGCGAACGTCGACACGCGGCCTTGGCCCGCGTTGTTGACGAGCATGTCGGCGCCGCCGAAGCGCTCGGCCACGGCCTGCGCGAACGCAGTCACGTCGGCTTCGTCGAGCACGTCGCAGCGCGCGGCGAGCACGCGCTCGCTCGGGAACTGCTGCGCGAGCCGCGCATGCGCGCTCGCGAGCCGTTCGTCGCTGCGCCCGCATATCGCGACCGACGCGCCCGCGCGCAGAAAAAGCTCGGCGCAAGCGTAGCCGATGCCGGACGAGCCGCCCGTCACCACGGCGACCTGCCCGCTCAAATCGATCTGGATCATCGCAATCCCAATGCCTTCAAATAGGTGTTTTCGTCGTCGGCCCGGTAGTTGAGCCGCCGCGACAGTCCGCCCGCCGCGCGCACGACCTTCTCGATCAGCCCGTCGGCGACGAGCGCCGCATCGATCTCCGGCCGCGGCACCGTCACCGTGACGACCGCGACGATCCGGCTCGCCTCGTTGCGCACGGGCGCCGTGACGACCGAGATATCGCGCTCGAACGCCGAGTTGCCGATGCCGTAGCCGCGCCGCGCATCGGCGCGAATCACGTCGAAGAGCGCGTCGACAGTCTCGGGCGTCGCCTTCGTCACGCGTTCGAGCTCCCGCTCCGGATACAGCGCGCGCAACTCGGCGAGCGACAGGTCGCCCATCAGCACGTGGCCGTGCGTCGTCGCGTGCGCGGGCAGGCGCGTGCCGACGTTCACCCGCACCGAGCCGAACGCGTGCCCCGCGTTCTGCGCCTTCGCGACGAACACCACGTCGCGGCCGTCGCGAATCACGATGTGCGCCGTGAAGCCCGTCGCATCGCGCAAGCCTTCTATCACCGGCAAGCCGAGATCAGTCAGCTCGAGCGAGCTCAGGTATTCGAAGCCGAGGCGCAACACCGCGACGCCGAGGCGATAATTGCGATCCTTGTCCGCGCGCTCGAGAAAGCCGAGCGACTCGAGCGTCTGCAGCAGACGGAACACCGTCGTGCGCGGAATGCCGAGCCGCTTCGACAGCTCCGGCGCGCCGAGCACCGGCTCGCGCGGCGAGAACTCGGCCAGGACCCGCAGCCCGCGCTCGAGCCCCGGTACTACGTAGGTCGAATCATTCTTCGCGTTGTCGGCGTCTTTCAGTAGCGGTTCGCTCATGTCGCGCCTCGCGATCCGTCACATTGACGGCAAAAAGCGTCGATCAACGCGCTGTACGCATCGGGCGCTTCAACGTAGCCGGCATGGCCCGCACGGGGAATCACCTGCAGCCCAACACGCGCCGCGCGCGCAATCCGCTCGCATGCGGCGGGCGGCGTGATCGCGTCGTCGCCGCCGACGGCGACCGCGACGCGGCCGCGGTAATGGACGAGATCGGACGCGAGATCCGCGTTCGCGAGCAGATGCGCCGCTTGCGCATAGCCGGCGGGCGCGATGCGCGCCATGTTCCAGTGCACCCACGCGCGCGCCGTGTCGCTCGCATGCGCGGACAACATGTTTGCGCTGCGCTCGTCGGCGAGCCCTTGCGGGCCGAGCGACGCGAGCAGTGCGAGACGGCTGTCGCGCCGCTCGGCCCGCACGTCGGCGGGCGCGCCGCCGTAGCCGCCGGCAGGAGAAATCAGCAGCAATCCCGCAAGCCGCTCGCTCGCGATCCGCGCGAACGCGCCGGCGACGATCGCGCCGAGCGAATGGCCGACGAGCACGCAGCGTTCGATGCGCAGCGCGTCGAGCCACGCGGCGAGCGACGCCGCGTAGTCGGCCGCGACGGGCGAGCCGGCCGCGACGCGTGACGATGCGCCATAGCCTGGCGCGTCCCACGCGAGCGCGCGACGCGTCGCGCCGAGCGCGTCGAGCTGGCGCACCCACGACGCCGCACCCGATCCGATCCCGTGCAGCAGCACGACGGGATCGCGCCCGGCTTGCTCAGTGCGCTCGCCGTACGATTCGCCCGCCTCGCGGTAGCCGATCGTGCCCGCGTCGCCCGCCGCCGCGTGTCGCTCGGCGAAGCGTTCGAGCAGCGCGGCGAAAGGCATCGCGCTCGCGCCGGCTGTCGTCGTGGAAATCGCGCTCATCGTCGTCGTCCGTGCATCAGCGCTTGATCTTCGAGAGCGGCGAATCCGGCGGATACGTCGGCGTGATCGGCTTCGGCGAGCCGAGCATCACGCACATCAGCGCGTCTTCGTCGCCGATGTTGATTTCGGTCCGATAGACGCCCGGCGGCACCGAGATCAGGTCGCGTTCGCCGAGCACCGCCTCCCACGTCTCGCCGTCGCGCTCGCAGATCACCTTCATCCTGCCGCGCAGCACGAAGAAGATTTCCTCGACGTCGATATGAATGTGGCTCGGGCCGACGTTGCCGGCCGGAATCACCATCGTCGAAAACGTGAAGCCGCCCGCGGGCACCGTGTTCGCATCCTTCGCGACGCCCGTGCCGCCCGTGCCCACGTAGCGCATTTGCGCGCGGCGGTATTTCGGATCGAAATCGGCCTGGAATTTCAGCGCGTCCCAGTCGTAACGGCGCGTCTCGAGGCGCGCGACGCGCCCGTCCATCCATTCGGCGAAGCTCTCGCCCGCCGTCTGGTCCCACGATTTACGCTCGATATCGGCGTCCGCCATCGTCATCTCCTTCAAGAGTGCTAAGTGCTAACAATCGGTCAATGCATCACGAAGCCGCCGTTCACGGGCAGCAACTGCCCCGTGACGAAACGCGCGGCATCGGACAGCAGGAACAACATCGGCCCCGTCACGTCGGCCGGCACTTGCGCGCGCGGCAATGCGCGGCCCTGCAAGTAGTATTGGCGTCGCTCGGCCGGCACGTATGCGGTCGCCTCGACCTCGGTCAGGCCCGGCGCGATCGCGTTGACCGTCACGCCCTGCTCGCCGAACTCGCGTGCGAGCGTGTGCGTCATCGCGATCACCGCGCCCTTGCTCGCCACGTAAGCGAGCAGCTTCGGCGCGCCCCACAACGCAGTGTCGGACGCGAGATTCACGATCGCGCCGCGGCCCGAGCGCGCGAGATGGGGCAACGCCGCGTTGCACGCGAGCCAGACGCCGCGCACGTTGACGTTCATCACCGCGTCCCACGTGTCGATCGAAAGCTCGGTCGCGCGCTTGCCGCCCGAGTTCGTGATCGCCGCGTTGTTCACGAGGCCGTCGATGCCGCCGAGCACCCGCGCGCCTTCGTCGACGAAAGCGGCGACGCTCGCCGGGTCCGCGAGGTCGAGCGCGACGAAGTGCGCGTCATGGCCCGAGTCGCGCAAGCGGTGCGCGAGCGCGCGGCCTTCGGCTTCGAGCACGTCGCCGAACGCGACTTTCGCGCCCGCCGCGACGAGCGCCTCGACGAACGCCGCGCCGAGCCCGCGCGCGCCGCCCGTGACGAGCACTCGGCGGCCGGCGAGCGCGATCGCCTGCACGGGCGCGCTCATGCGCGCTCCGTCGCGGGGGCCTGCGCCGCGCGATGCGCGCCGAGCGCGGCGAGATGCTCCTGCGCGCGCTGGCGCAGCATCCGCCGCACGCGCGTGATGCCGACGTCGTGCTGATACAGGTATTCGTGATCGCGCGCGTTCGGCGCCATGCTTTCGAGCACGTAGCGGTCTTGCTCGAGCACCGCCCAGTGCAGCC from the Burkholderia humptydooensis genome contains:
- a CDS encoding thiamine pyrophosphate-binding protein — encoded protein: MSNKTTTTVGELIAAFLEQCGVKTAFGVISIHNMPILDAIHTRGKIRYVGARGEAGAVNMADGLARVSGGLGVAFTSTGTAAGNAAGAMVEALTAGTPLVHVTGQIETPYLDQDLAYIHEAPDQLSMLNAISKAAYRVRTVESVLPTIREAVRVAMTAPSGPVSVEIPIDIQAAGIEWPDDLAPPHVAVREHDSARVAQLAERLASARRPLLWLGGGARHARAEVERLVALGFGVVTSVQGRGVLPEDHPATLGAFNVHAAVERFYKTCDAVVVVGSRLRGNETLKYKLALPSPLFRVDADALADNRGYRNDLFVHGDAKRVLAELADRLEGKLAADPRFAGDLEAAREAAVEDVGKGLGPYKRLVDTLQQALGRDYNWVRDVTISNSTWGNRLLRIFEPRAGVHALGGGIGQGMQMAIGAALAGAAAKTVCLVGDGGLMVNVGELATAVQENVNVMIVLMNDQCYGVIRNIQDAQYGGRRCYVDLHQPDFAQFCASLKLAHHRLTSLDDAQRIVREGLAHEGPVLVEVDMLSVGAFATAFAGPPVKKDTPAERQYA
- a CDS encoding SDR family oxidoreductase; amino-acid sequence: MIQIDLSGQVAVVTGGSSGIGYACAELFLRAGASVAICGRSDERLASAHARLAQQFPSERVLAARCDVLDEADVTAFAQAVAERFGGADMLVNNAGQGRVSTFADTTDDAWRDELELKYFSIIRPTRAFLPLLRASAAPAITCVNSLLALQPEPHMVATSSARAGVLSLVKSLANELAPERIRVNSILIGIVESGQWRRRYHAQAAPGESWEAWTAALAAQKNLPLARFGRPDEAAWALFYLATNLSSYTTGSHIDVSGGFARHV
- a CDS encoding IclR family transcriptional regulator, whose translation is MSEPLLKDADNAKNDSTYVVPGLERGLRVLAEFSPREPVLGAPELSKRLGIPRTTVFRLLQTLESLGFLERADKDRNYRLGVAVLRLGFEYLSSLELTDLGLPVIEGLRDATGFTAHIVIRDGRDVVFVAKAQNAGHAFGSVRVNVGTRLPAHATTHGHVLMGDLSLAELRALYPERELERVTKATPETVDALFDVIRADARRGYGIGNSAFERDISVVTAPVRNEASRIVAVVTVTVPRPEIDAALVADGLIEKVVRAAGGLSRRLNYRADDENTYLKALGLR
- a CDS encoding alpha/beta fold hydrolase; protein product: MSAISTTTAGASAMPFAALLERFAERHAAAGDAGTIGYREAGESYGERTEQAGRDPVVLLHGIGSGAASWVRQLDALGATRRALAWDAPGYGASSRVAAGSPVAADYAASLAAWLDALRIERCVLVGHSLGAIVAGAFARIASERLAGLLLISPAGGYGGAPADVRAERRDSRLALLASLGPQGLADERSANMLSAHASDTARAWVHWNMARIAPAGYAQAAHLLANADLASDLVHYRGRVAVAVGGDDAITPPAACERIARAARVGLQVIPRAGHAGYVEAPDAYSALIDAFCRQCDGSRGAT
- a CDS encoding cupin domain-containing protein, with product MADADIERKSWDQTAGESFAEWMDGRVARLETRRYDWDALKFQADFDPKYRRAQMRYVGTGGTGVAKDANTVPAGGFTFSTMVIPAGNVGPSHIHIDVEEIFFVLRGRMKVICERDGETWEAVLGERDLISVPPGVYRTEINIGDEDALMCVMLGSPKPITPTYPPDSPLSKIKR
- a CDS encoding SDR family oxidoreductase yields the protein MSAPVQAIALAGRRVLVTGGARGLGAAFVEALVAAGAKVAFGDVLEAEGRALAHRLRDSGHDAHFVALDLADPASVAAFVDEGARVLGGIDGLVNNAAITNSGGKRATELSIDTWDAVMNVNVRGVWLACNAALPHLARSGRGAIVNLASDTALWGAPKLLAYVASKGAVIAMTHTLAREFGEQGVTVNAIAPGLTEVEATAYVPAERRQYYLQGRALPRAQVPADVTGPMLFLLSDAARFVTGQLLPVNGGFVMH